A stretch of the Gemmatirosa kalamazoonensis genome encodes the following:
- a CDS encoding carbon-nitrogen hydrolase family protein, with the protein MPRVAIAQHEIAPTLDEGLRRTEELTRAAAEQGAQLVVFPETWLPGYPVWLDVCRDVALWDHAPVKAVHARMMANAVAVPGPAADALGTLARDAQVTLVVGVVERVDAGPGRGTLYNAALTFGPDGGLLNHHRKLVPTYTERMVWGPGDADGLRAVDTPAGRVGALVCWEHWMPLARHALHESGEDLHVALWPTAHEMLQVASRSYAFEGRCYVLVAGSLLRASSLPPELEPHPGRVTHPDQWVMRGGSAIVGPDGRYVVEPVYDEPRLIVADLDLARLHEERMSLDVTGHYARPDVLRLGVTRGTRGSSN; encoded by the coding sequence ATGCCCCGCGTCGCCATCGCCCAGCACGAGATCGCGCCGACCCTCGACGAGGGACTTCGCCGCACCGAAGAGCTGACACGAGCTGCCGCCGAGCAGGGCGCGCAGCTCGTCGTCTTTCCGGAGACGTGGCTTCCCGGCTACCCGGTGTGGCTCGACGTCTGCCGCGACGTCGCGCTCTGGGACCATGCGCCGGTGAAGGCGGTCCACGCGCGCATGATGGCGAACGCCGTCGCGGTGCCCGGGCCGGCGGCGGACGCGTTAGGCACGCTCGCCCGCGACGCGCAGGTGACGCTCGTCGTCGGCGTCGTGGAGCGCGTGGATGCGGGACCGGGGCGCGGCACGCTGTACAACGCGGCGCTCACGTTCGGTCCCGACGGCGGGCTGCTCAACCATCATCGCAAGCTGGTGCCGACCTATACCGAGCGCATGGTGTGGGGACCGGGCGACGCGGATGGGCTGCGCGCCGTCGATACGCCGGCGGGCCGCGTGGGCGCGCTCGTGTGCTGGGAGCACTGGATGCCGCTCGCGCGTCATGCGCTGCACGAGTCCGGGGAAGATCTTCACGTCGCGCTGTGGCCCACCGCGCACGAGATGCTCCAGGTCGCGAGCCGCTCGTACGCGTTCGAGGGGCGCTGCTACGTGCTCGTCGCCGGCTCGCTCCTGCGCGCGTCGTCGCTGCCGCCGGAGCTGGAGCCCCACCCCGGCCGCGTGACGCACCCCGACCAGTGGGTCATGCGTGGCGGCAGCGCGATCGTCGGCCCCGACGGCCGCTACGTCGTCGAGCCGGTCTACGACGAGCCGCGCCTCATCGTCGCCGACCTCGATCTCGCGCGGCTGCACGAGGAGCGCATGTCGCTCGACGTCACCGGCCACTACGCGCGGCCGGACGTGCTCCGGCTCGGCGTGACGCGCGGCACTCGGGGCTCCTCGAATTGA
- a CDS encoding DUF3108 domain-containing protein has protein sequence MSSHTFAARTGRALTLAAAAALAGLAATADAQIATVASRAGAGGEARATFAVGEELTYKATLGGIRAGTARMRVEGIEIVRGRPAYHLVFTVDGGVPFFRVHDRYDSWVDTATHASLRFAQSISEGKYKRSRTYEIYPERAVYQEDGDSAEASVANPLDDGSFIYAVRHAGVRVGETQRFDRYFKPDRNPVVLTGVARDTVTVGAGTFATVVVHPTIRTKGLFAEDGDARIWFTDDDARYPVKIATKFSKFSLTLTLSSMAVGGIDVTQVAAIGGRD, from the coding sequence ATGAGCAGCCACACGTTCGCCGCGCGCACCGGTCGTGCGCTGACCCTCGCCGCGGCAGCGGCGCTCGCCGGACTGGCGGCGACCGCCGACGCGCAGATCGCGACGGTCGCGTCGCGCGCGGGCGCCGGGGGTGAGGCCCGTGCGACGTTCGCCGTGGGCGAGGAGCTGACCTACAAGGCCACGTTAGGCGGCATCCGCGCGGGCACGGCCCGCATGCGCGTCGAGGGGATCGAGATCGTGCGCGGGCGCCCGGCCTACCACCTCGTGTTCACCGTCGACGGCGGTGTGCCGTTCTTCCGCGTGCACGACCGCTACGACAGCTGGGTGGACACGGCGACGCACGCGTCGCTCCGCTTCGCGCAGTCCATCTCCGAGGGCAAGTACAAGCGGTCGCGCACGTACGAGATCTACCCGGAGCGCGCCGTGTACCAGGAAGACGGCGACTCCGCCGAAGCGAGCGTCGCGAACCCGCTCGACGATGGCTCGTTCATCTACGCCGTGCGCCACGCCGGTGTCCGGGTGGGCGAGACGCAGCGCTTCGACCGCTACTTCAAGCCCGATCGCAACCCGGTCGTCCTCACTGGCGTCGCGCGCGACACCGTCACCGTCGGCGCGGGCACGTTCGCGACGGTCGTCGTGCATCCGACGATCCGCACGAAGGGCCTGTTCGCCGAGGACGGCGACGCGCGCATCTGGTTCACGGACGACGACGCGCGCTACCCGGTGAAGATCGCGACCAAGTTCTCCAAGTTCTCGCTCACCCTGACGCTCTCGTCGATGGCGGTGGGCGGGATCGACGTGACGCAGGTCGCCGCCATCGGGGGACGCGACTGA
- a CDS encoding Rrf2 family transcriptional regulator, with the protein MSANARLAVAIHTLGMLACADECAVTSDRIAASVQTNAVSIRRLFQALGKAGLVVGQMGPNGGARLGRAPEEITLADIWRAVDDDELFALPRSGGNPSCSLNRAVRPVLGEVFADATSALERSLAGVTLADVIARVHARAGADHRFACETREHPVPTAELLALTTTV; encoded by the coding sequence ATGTCCGCCAACGCCCGCCTCGCCGTCGCCATCCACACTCTCGGCATGCTCGCCTGCGCCGACGAGTGCGCGGTCACGTCCGACCGGATCGCGGCGAGCGTCCAGACGAACGCCGTCTCGATCCGCCGGCTGTTCCAGGCGCTCGGCAAGGCCGGGCTCGTGGTCGGGCAGATGGGGCCGAACGGGGGTGCGCGGCTCGGCCGGGCGCCCGAGGAGATCACGCTCGCCGACATCTGGCGCGCGGTCGACGACGACGAGCTGTTCGCGCTCCCGCGGAGCGGCGGCAACCCGTCCTGCTCCCTGAACCGCGCCGTGCGGCCGGTGCTGGGCGAGGTCTTCGCCGACGCCACTTCGGCGCTCGAGCGCTCGCTCGCCGGCGTCACCCTCGCGGACGTCATCGCCCGCGTGCACGCGCGCGCCGGCGCCGACCACCGCTTCGCGTGCGAGACGCGCGAGCACCCGGTGCCGACCGCGGAGCTGCTGGCCCTGACCACGACGGTCTGA
- a CDS encoding ABC transporter permease produces the protein MRDERRPAFRLAAGPRRVERDLDSELEFHLAMRVKRLVAQGVDEAAAREQAMQLFGDLAAVRSECLTIDRERDRAMRRAIRLDDLRQDAAYAARSLAQRKGFTAVLLAILALGIGANAAMFTLVDALLLRALPVAHPEQLVTVGAPWRTGSLSNGSPRADLFSVPLFADVRDAVQGRAVSGLYATGRSSRLDVLISRDSTGAVRAGAEPEHPRARYVSANFFSVLGVPAFLGRTFTAEEDRTPGGAPVVVISHGYWTRRFGADRAAVGSSITVNGTPLTIVGVAPPGFTGDVVGQAMDVWIPLMMQPALMPNSPWLEDRGTSWLLLMGRRAPNVTLEQARVAIAAATARSLRTHATGNDVAAVERQLKDEGVMVEAGARGFSYYRKTYAAALYILSAAVALVLLVICANVANLLLARATARGREMSVRMAIGAGRLRLLQQLLVESLVLAMAGGALGALVAVWGSGALLRLASPGASPIPLDARVDVRVLAFTAGLAVLTALVFGLAPSLHATRVQLAAALRTQGRGLTGTARGTGRIPLGRLLVVAQVALSTLLLVATGMLVRSTQKLERADIGVARDRLLVARVDAQRAGYEGPRLGALLADLTERARRVPGVHDVTYSENGIFSGTESGTTLQIEAFRARADSDTLVAYDDVGPGYFRATGAHLLRGRDVETRDDGTGARVAIVNETMARYYFPHADAIGRHVTMDSASYEIVGIVRDVQEQGVREPPGRRLYVPMLQMQRLPGQVYFQVRTEGEPRRLVDAVRRALRAADPAVAVLSVDAVDDLVKDSIGQDRLVSHVVSLFGGLALVLAALGLYGVIAFSTMRRTNEFGLRMALGADGRRVTRLVLGEAGRLLAAGVAIGIPAALLATSLLRDQLFQVNRFDLPSIALAVGVLAASALAAASLPAIRAARTAPLEALRAD, from the coding sequence ATGCGCGACGAGCGGCGCCCCGCGTTCCGCCTCGCCGCGGGCCCGCGACGCGTCGAGCGCGACCTCGACTCCGAGCTGGAGTTCCACCTGGCCATGCGCGTGAAGCGCCTCGTCGCCCAGGGCGTCGACGAGGCCGCGGCGCGTGAGCAGGCGATGCAGCTGTTCGGCGACCTCGCCGCCGTCCGCAGCGAGTGTCTCACCATCGACCGCGAACGGGACCGGGCCATGCGACGCGCGATCCGACTCGACGATCTGCGGCAGGACGCCGCCTACGCCGCGCGCTCGCTCGCGCAGCGCAAGGGCTTCACCGCCGTGCTCCTGGCCATCCTCGCGCTGGGCATCGGTGCGAACGCCGCGATGTTCACGCTCGTCGACGCGCTGCTGCTGCGCGCGCTCCCGGTCGCGCACCCGGAGCAGCTCGTCACCGTCGGCGCGCCGTGGCGCACCGGCTCGCTCTCCAACGGCTCGCCGCGCGCCGACCTGTTCTCGGTCCCGCTGTTCGCCGACGTGCGCGACGCGGTACAGGGACGCGCCGTCTCGGGGCTCTACGCCACCGGCCGCTCCAGCCGTCTCGACGTGCTCATCTCGCGCGACAGCACCGGCGCCGTGCGCGCGGGCGCCGAGCCGGAGCACCCGCGCGCGCGCTACGTCTCCGCGAACTTCTTCTCCGTCCTCGGCGTCCCCGCGTTCCTCGGCCGAACGTTCACCGCCGAGGAGGACCGCACGCCCGGCGGCGCGCCGGTCGTCGTCATCAGTCACGGCTACTGGACGCGCCGCTTCGGCGCCGACCGTGCCGCCGTCGGATCGTCGATCACCGTGAACGGGACGCCGCTCACCATCGTCGGCGTCGCGCCGCCCGGCTTCACGGGCGACGTCGTGGGCCAGGCGATGGACGTCTGGATCCCGCTCATGATGCAGCCCGCGCTCATGCCCAACAGCCCATGGCTCGAGGACCGCGGCACGAGCTGGCTGCTGCTCATGGGACGGCGCGCGCCGAACGTCACGCTCGAGCAGGCGCGCGTCGCGATCGCCGCGGCGACCGCGCGGTCGCTGCGCACCCACGCCACCGGCAACGACGTCGCCGCGGTCGAGCGGCAGCTGAAGGACGAGGGCGTGATGGTCGAGGCCGGGGCGCGCGGCTTCTCCTACTATCGCAAGACCTACGCGGCCGCGCTCTACATCCTCTCCGCGGCCGTCGCGCTCGTGCTGCTCGTCATCTGCGCGAACGTCGCCAATCTCCTGCTCGCGCGCGCCACCGCGCGCGGGCGCGAGATGAGCGTGCGCATGGCGATCGGCGCCGGTCGGCTGCGGCTCCTGCAGCAGCTCCTCGTCGAGAGCCTCGTCCTCGCCATGGCTGGCGGCGCGCTCGGCGCGCTCGTCGCCGTGTGGGGCAGCGGTGCCCTGCTCCGCCTCGCGAGCCCCGGCGCGTCTCCCATCCCGCTCGATGCGCGCGTCGACGTGCGCGTCCTCGCGTTCACCGCGGGGCTCGCGGTGCTCACCGCGCTCGTGTTCGGGCTCGCGCCGTCGCTGCACGCCACCCGCGTGCAGCTCGCCGCCGCGCTGCGCACGCAGGGACGCGGTCTCACCGGCACGGCGCGCGGCACCGGGCGCATTCCGTTAGGCCGCCTGCTCGTCGTGGCGCAGGTCGCGCTCTCCACGCTGCTCCTCGTCGCGACCGGGATGCTCGTGCGCAGCACGCAGAAGCTCGAGCGCGCGGACATCGGCGTCGCCCGCGATCGCCTGCTCGTCGCCCGCGTCGACGCGCAGCGTGCCGGCTACGAGGGTCCGCGCCTCGGCGCGCTCCTCGCCGACCTCACCGAGCGCGCGCGCCGCGTTCCCGGCGTGCACGACGTCACGTACTCCGAGAACGGCATCTTCAGCGGCACCGAGTCGGGCACGACGCTGCAGATCGAGGCCTTCCGCGCCCGCGCCGACAGCGACACGCTCGTCGCCTACGACGACGTCGGCCCGGGCTACTTCCGCGCCACGGGGGCCCACCTGCTCCGCGGGCGCGACGTCGAGACGCGCGACGACGGGACCGGCGCGCGCGTCGCGATCGTGAACGAGACGATGGCGCGCTACTACTTCCCGCACGCCGACGCGATCGGCCGGCACGTCACCATGGACAGCGCGTCGTACGAGATCGTGGGCATCGTGCGCGACGTGCAGGAGCAGGGCGTGCGAGAGCCCCCGGGACGCCGCCTGTACGTGCCGATGCTGCAGATGCAGCGGCTTCCGGGGCAGGTCTACTTCCAGGTGCGCACGGAGGGCGAGCCGCGCCGGCTCGTCGACGCCGTTAGGCGCGCCCTCCGCGCCGCCGACCCGGCCGTCGCCGTGCTCTCGGTGGACGCGGTCGACGACCTCGTGAAGGACTCCATCGGACAGGACCGGCTCGTGTCGCACGTCGTCTCGCTGTTCGGCGGCCTCGCGCTTGTCCTCGCCGCGCTCGGCCTGTACGGCGTCATCGCGTTCTCGACGATGCGGCGCACGAACGAGTTCGGCCTCCGCATGGCCCTCGGCGCCGACGGCCGCCGCGTCACGCGGCTCGTCCTCGGCGAGGCGGGGCGCCTGCTCGCCGCGGGCGTCGCGATCGGCATCCCCGCGGCGCTGCTCGCGACGTCGCTGCTCCGCGACCAGCTCTTCCAGGTGAACCGCTTCGACCTGCCGTCGATCGCGCTCGCCGTCGGCGTCCTCGCCGCCAGCGCGCTCGCCGCCGCGTCGCTGCCCGCGATCCGCGCCGCCCGCACGGCGCCGCTCGAGGCCCTGCGGGCCGACTAG
- a CDS encoding PadR family transcriptional regulator, with the protein MSELDVSLMRGTLDLLILKALSWGPRHGYGVAEWIEQATDAALGVGEGTLYPALHRLERQELVEAEWGLSENNRTAKYYRLSPAGRRRLQSGSSAWHEFVDAAGRALRATGPGAAPVPV; encoded by the coding sequence ATGTCCGAGCTCGACGTCAGTCTCATGCGCGGCACGCTCGACCTCCTGATCCTCAAGGCGCTCTCGTGGGGGCCGCGCCACGGCTACGGCGTCGCCGAGTGGATCGAGCAGGCCACCGATGCCGCGTTAGGCGTCGGCGAGGGCACGCTCTACCCGGCGCTGCACCGGCTCGAGCGTCAGGAACTCGTCGAGGCGGAATGGGGCCTCTCCGAGAACAACCGCACAGCGAAGTACTACCGCCTGAGCCCCGCCGGCCGGCGCCGGCTCCAGAGCGGCTCGTCCGCATGGCACGAGTTCGTCGACGCCGCGGGGCGTGCGCTCCGCGCCACCGGGCCCGGCGCCGCGCCGGTGCCCGTCTGA
- a CDS encoding PadR family transcriptional regulator, whose protein sequence is MAKPSVDLLQGTLDLLILKTLSWGPAHGYAVARWIQQLTGAVLQVGEGSLYPALHRLEERGWVDTEWRLSEHNRRAKFYTLTSKGRQQLRTETATWNQFVDAVGRVLQATSQPA, encoded by the coding sequence ATGGCCAAGCCGTCCGTCGACCTGCTCCAGGGCACGCTCGACCTGCTCATCCTGAAGACGCTCTCCTGGGGGCCGGCGCACGGCTACGCCGTCGCGCGCTGGATCCAGCAGCTCACCGGCGCGGTGCTGCAGGTGGGCGAGGGCTCGCTCTACCCCGCGCTGCACCGCCTCGAGGAGCGCGGGTGGGTGGACACCGAGTGGCGCCTGTCGGAGCACAACCGGCGCGCGAAGTTCTACACGCTCACGTCGAAGGGCCGGCAGCAGCTGCGCACCGAGACGGCGACGTGGAACCAGTTCGTCGACGCCGTGGGGCGCGTGCTGCAGGCGACGTCGCAGCCGGCGTGA